In one window of Comamonas testosteroni DNA:
- the grxC gene encoding glutaredoxin 3: protein MQAVKMYTTAVCPYCIRAKQILQSKGVEQIEEVRIDFDTAARDHMMKTTGRRTVPQIFIGDTHVGGCDDLMALDAKGGLLPLLQS, encoded by the coding sequence ATGCAAGCCGTGAAGATGTACACCACCGCCGTCTGCCCTTATTGCATCCGTGCCAAGCAGATTCTCCAATCCAAGGGCGTGGAGCAGATCGAAGAGGTGCGCATCGATTTCGATACCGCTGCCCGCGATCACATGATGAAGACCACGGGCCGCCGCACCGTACCCCAGATCTTCATTGGCGATACCCATGTGGGCGGTTGCGACGATCTGATGGCCCTGGATGCCAAGGGCGGTCTGCTGCCCCTGCTGCAAAGCTGA
- a CDS encoding DMT family transporter codes for MSQHCAPSVHRHTLTGIGFTVLACACFSILDTGSKYAGALLPLLMALWLRYALQSALTVGFAVARHGLEIFRTRRPGFQCLRAILFCLSNALAMLSLRYLPLAEFTAIVALTPLALTLLAALWLGQQVSPLRWVLVALGFAGTLVILRPGGGQFSGWALVWPALQLLANTAYQILSSRMAGKERPLTTQIYTSLLALSLTCMALPWSWQWPDSAALWLAAIAMGAGSAAGHLMLLKAYEKAEPATITPFLYSQIPCALLAGWLVYGHIPDQWAVLGMLVIALCGAASAWLSIREAK; via the coding sequence ATGTCACAGCACTGCGCCCCTTCAGTCCATCGCCATACGCTGACGGGCATCGGCTTCACGGTGCTGGCCTGCGCCTGTTTTTCGATACTCGATACGGGCTCCAAATATGCGGGCGCCCTGCTGCCGCTGCTGATGGCCCTGTGGCTGCGCTATGCGCTGCAGTCGGCGCTGACCGTGGGTTTCGCAGTGGCAAGACACGGGCTGGAGATTTTTCGCACCCGGCGCCCGGGCTTTCAGTGTCTGCGCGCCATTCTGTTTTGCCTGAGCAATGCGCTGGCCATGCTCAGCCTGCGCTATCTGCCGCTGGCCGAGTTCACGGCCATCGTGGCGCTGACGCCGCTGGCCCTGACCTTGCTGGCCGCGCTCTGGCTCGGTCAGCAGGTCAGCCCCTTGCGCTGGGTGCTGGTGGCGCTTGGCTTTGCGGGCACGCTGGTCATCCTGCGGCCCGGCGGCGGCCAGTTCAGCGGCTGGGCCCTGGTCTGGCCTGCGCTGCAACTGCTGGCCAACACCGCCTATCAGATTCTCAGCAGCCGCATGGCGGGCAAGGAGCGCCCGCTGACCACGCAGATCTACACCAGCCTGCTGGCCCTGAGCCTGACCTGCATGGCCCTGCCCTGGTCCTGGCAGTGGCCCGACAGCGCCGCGCTCTGGCTGGCCGCCATTGCCATGGGCGCAGGCAGCGCCGCCGGACATCTGATGCTGCTCAAGGCCTATGAAAAAGCCGAGCCCGCCACCATCACGCCGTTTCTCTACAGCCAGATTCCCTGCGCGCTGCTGGCCGGCTGGCTGGTCTACGGCCATATCCCCGACCAATGGGCCGTGCTGGGCATGCTCGTCATTGCGCTGTGCGGGGCGGCGAGCGCCTGGCTCAGCATCAGAGAAGCAAAGTAG
- a CDS encoding rhodanese-like domain-containing protein: MKFIIDNWYLILIAVASGVMLLLPALRGATGGSLSAAAAVHLINREKAVVLDVCEPEEFAAGHVNGARNLPLSQLEEKLPTTVKNKQLPVVLVCASGARAARAEAVAKKLGYEKAQALAGGMKAWRDAGLPVEKA; this comes from the coding sequence GTGAAATTCATCATTGATAACTGGTATTTGATCCTGATTGCTGTGGCTTCGGGTGTGATGCTGCTGCTGCCCGCGCTGCGCGGCGCGACCGGCGGTTCGCTCTCGGCAGCGGCTGCCGTGCACCTGATCAACCGCGAAAAAGCCGTGGTGCTGGACGTCTGCGAGCCTGAAGAGTTTGCCGCCGGCCATGTCAACGGAGCCAGGAACCTGCCCCTGAGCCAGTTGGAAGAGAAGCTGCCCACCACCGTCAAGAACAAGCAGCTGCCCGTGGTGCTGGTGTGCGCATCGGGCGCTCGCGCCGCGCGTGCCGAAGCCGTGGCCAAGAAGCTGGGTTACGAAAAGGCCCAGGCGCTGGCTGGCGGCATGAAGGCCTGGCGCGATGCCGGCCTGCCGGTTGAAAAAGCCTGA
- the gpmA gene encoding 2,3-diphosphoglycerate-dependent phosphoglycerate mutase → MYKLVLIRHGESTWNLENRFTGWTDVDLTATGVEQAKKAGQLLKAEGYDFDVAYTSVLKRAIRTLWHVQDEMDRTWLPVVHSWRLNERHYGGLQGLNKADMAKQYGDEQVLVWRRSYDVPPPALEATDPRSERSDVRYAKLQPEQIPLTECLKDTVARVVPFWDESIAPAIKAGKRVVVAAHGNSIRALIKYLDNIADDQIVGVNVPNGIPLVYELDADLKPIRHYYLGDAEAAAKAAAAVAAQGKA, encoded by the coding sequence ATGTACAAGCTCGTTCTGATCCGCCACGGTGAATCCACCTGGAACCTAGAAAACCGCTTCACCGGCTGGACCGATGTGGATCTGACTGCCACCGGCGTCGAACAGGCCAAGAAGGCCGGCCAACTGCTCAAGGCAGAAGGCTATGACTTCGATGTGGCCTATACCAGCGTGCTCAAGCGCGCCATCCGAACCCTGTGGCATGTGCAAGACGAAATGGACCGCACCTGGCTGCCCGTCGTGCATAGCTGGCGTCTCAACGAACGCCACTACGGCGGTCTGCAGGGTCTGAACAAGGCCGATATGGCCAAGCAGTACGGCGATGAGCAAGTGCTGGTGTGGCGCCGCAGCTACGACGTGCCGCCTCCCGCCCTGGAAGCCACCGACCCCCGCAGCGAACGCAGCGATGTACGCTACGCCAAGCTGCAGCCCGAGCAGATCCCGCTGACCGAGTGCCTCAAGGACACGGTGGCCCGCGTCGTGCCGTTCTGGGACGAGTCCATCGCCCCCGCCATCAAGGCCGGCAAGCGCGTGGTGGTTGCTGCTCACGGCAACTCCATCCGCGCCCTGATCAAGTATCTGGACAACATCGCCGACGACCAGATCGTGGGCGTGAACGTGCCCAACGGCATTCCTCTGGTCTATGAACTGGACGCCGATCTCAAGCCCATCCGCCACTACTACCTGGGCGACGCCGAAGCCGCAGCCAAGGCAGCAGCGGCAGTTGCGGCTCAGGGCAAGGCCTGA
- a CDS encoding sensor histidine kinase: MRWTNIRKIAVSLTIAVIAAVLMVSINEAGYKRSLHALDTLTKTQATRAKLNLLMQQMLDAETGLRGYLLTGEERYLEPYNSASAAISSSMDDLRGIFIMDPKELATFTPLARQVERKTSEMELSLRLYRQGNDEAWRFVMFTDVGMENMDAIRGHIKTLMDSIDQRVKSNLADIEQTLGLSRLGIATVTALGILGFFMYLRQANALQHSHQREQEIQRDERNRLEEVVRDRTAALTELATHLQQVREDERAHLARELHDELGSLLTAAKLDVARLKSKIDTSIPDVSERITHLIETLNSGIALKRRIIEDLRPSSLSNLGLTTALEILTREFGERSNIEVECSLEQVDLPESTQLTVYRVVQESLTNIGKYAKASHVIVTVHNYPTYVAVQIQDDGQGFEPASMRPNSHGLAGMKHRVEAVGGRLTVASQPGKGTTISAVIPLTLANT; this comes from the coding sequence ATGCGTTGGACCAATATCCGCAAAATTGCAGTCAGCCTGACGATCGCAGTCATTGCGGCAGTCTTAATGGTAAGCATTAATGAGGCAGGCTATAAGCGCTCGTTGCATGCTCTGGACACGCTCACCAAGACGCAAGCCACCAGAGCAAAGCTCAATTTGCTGATGCAGCAAATGCTGGATGCGGAAACCGGCCTGCGCGGCTACCTGCTGACAGGAGAGGAGCGCTATCTCGAGCCCTATAACTCGGCCTCCGCCGCCATCAGCAGCAGCATGGATGACCTGCGCGGCATCTTCATCATGGACCCCAAAGAGCTGGCCACCTTCACGCCGCTGGCCCGCCAGGTCGAGCGCAAGACCAGCGAAATGGAGCTGAGCCTGCGCCTTTATCGCCAGGGCAACGATGAAGCGTGGCGCTTTGTGATGTTTACCGACGTAGGCATGGAAAACATGGATGCCATACGGGGCCACATCAAAACCCTGATGGACAGCATCGACCAGCGCGTCAAGTCCAATCTCGCGGATATCGAACAAACGCTGGGCCTGTCACGCCTGGGAATTGCCACAGTGACCGCACTGGGGATTCTGGGCTTCTTCATGTATTTGCGACAGGCCAATGCGCTGCAGCACTCACATCAGCGCGAGCAGGAGATTCAGCGCGATGAACGCAATCGTCTGGAGGAAGTCGTTCGCGACCGCACGGCGGCCCTCACCGAGCTGGCAACTCATTTGCAGCAGGTACGCGAGGATGAGCGAGCGCACCTGGCACGCGAGTTGCACGACGAACTGGGCTCGCTGCTGACCGCCGCGAAACTGGACGTGGCGCGCCTGAAATCCAAGATCGACACCTCGATACCCGACGTCTCCGAACGCATCACCCATCTGATCGAGACGCTCAACAGCGGAATCGCACTCAAACGCCGCATCATCGAGGACCTCCGCCCCTCCTCTCTGTCCAACCTGGGCCTGACCACCGCCCTGGAAATCCTGACCCGAGAATTCGGTGAACGCAGCAACATCGAGGTGGAATGCAGCCTGGAGCAAGTGGACCTGCCTGAATCCACGCAGCTGACGGTCTATCGCGTCGTACAGGAGTCCCTCACCAACATCGGAAAATACGCCAAGGCCAGCCATGTCATCGTGACGGTGCACAACTATCCCACCTATGTGGCCGTGCAGATCCAGGACGATGGTCAAGGCTTCGAGCCGGCCAGCATGCGCCCCAACTCCCATGGTCTGGCAGGCATGAAACACCGTGTCGAAGCCGTTGGCGGCAGGCTCACCGTGGCATCCCAGCCCGGCAAGGGAACCACTATCTCGGCAGTCATTCCTTTGACCTTGGCAAACACCTGA
- a CDS encoding HesA/MoeB/ThiF family protein, whose translation MNDDQLLRYSRHIMLDEIGIEGQERILAAHAVIIGAGGLGSPAALYLGSAGVGRITIVDNDVVDMTNLQRQIAHTTERIGMPKVESIRTAVHAINPGVEIRCIQQRATESLLDELLPEASIVLDCTDNYKSRQAINAACVRHGVPLVEGAAIRVDGQLMVIDPRNPDSPCYACVFPPEAEFEEVQCSTMGVFAPLVGLIGTQQAAEALKLIVGFGRSSVGQLQMLDARSMEWSRMKIARVKTCDICGVPNTNYKK comes from the coding sequence ATGAATGACGATCAATTGCTACGCTATTCCCGTCACATCATGCTCGACGAAATCGGCATCGAAGGCCAGGAGCGCATTCTGGCGGCGCATGCAGTGATCATCGGAGCCGGCGGCCTGGGCTCGCCTGCCGCACTCTACCTGGGCTCGGCAGGTGTGGGGCGCATCACCATCGTCGACAACGACGTCGTGGACATGACCAATCTGCAGCGCCAGATTGCCCACACGACCGAACGCATAGGCATGCCCAAGGTGGAATCGATCCGCACTGCCGTACATGCCATCAATCCCGGGGTCGAGATTCGCTGCATCCAGCAGCGTGCAACCGAGAGCCTGCTCGACGAGCTGCTGCCCGAGGCAAGCATCGTGCTCGACTGCACCGACAACTACAAGAGCCGCCAGGCCATCAATGCCGCTTGCGTGCGACACGGCGTCCCCCTGGTTGAAGGAGCGGCCATCCGTGTCGATGGCCAGCTGATGGTCATTGATCCACGCAACCCCGACAGCCCATGCTATGCATGCGTCTTTCCGCCAGAGGCTGAATTCGAAGAGGTTCAGTGCTCAACCATGGGCGTCTTTGCTCCGCTGGTTGGGCTGATAGGCACCCAGCAAGCAGCAGAAGCACTGAAGCTGATTGTCGGTTTTGGCCGATCTTCTGTCGGACAACTTCAAATGCTTGATGCACGTTCCATGGAGTGGAGTAGGATGAAAATTGCTAGGGTTAAAACCTGTGATATCTGCGGAGTGCCAAACACAAATTACAAAAAATGA
- a CDS encoding DUF1328 domain-containing protein: protein MLHYAIVFLVIALIAAVFGFGGIAASAVGIAKILFFVFLVMAVITFLMGLVKK, encoded by the coding sequence ATGTTGCACTACGCCATTGTCTTTCTGGTGATTGCCTTGATCGCTGCAGTTTTCGGTTTCGGCGGGATTGCGGCCAGCGCCGTCGGTATTGCCAAGATTCTGTTTTTCGTCTTTCTGGTCATGGCCGTCATCACCTTCCTGATGGGCCTCGTGAAGAAATGA
- the coaD gene encoding pantetheine-phosphate adenylyltransferase: MSQDLIAVYPGTFDPITLGHEDVVRRAAQLFGKVIVAVAAGHHKKTLFSLEERIAMVREACANYPQVEVESFDGLLAHFVLARGAKAMVRGLRAVTDFDYEFQLAGMNRTLMPEVETVFLTPSDRYQFISSTFVREIATLNGDVDKFVSKGVHERLMLKVGRKP; this comes from the coding sequence ATGAGTCAGGACCTGATTGCTGTTTACCCCGGAACCTTTGACCCGATCACGCTGGGGCATGAAGATGTGGTGCGCCGGGCTGCACAGCTGTTTGGCAAGGTCATCGTGGCCGTGGCGGCAGGCCATCACAAAAAGACGCTGTTTTCGCTGGAGGAGCGCATTGCCATGGTGCGCGAGGCCTGCGCCAACTATCCGCAGGTGGAGGTGGAGAGCTTTGACGGGCTGCTGGCGCATTTTGTGCTCGCTCGCGGCGCCAAGGCCATGGTGCGCGGCCTGCGCGCGGTAACCGACTTCGACTATGAGTTCCAGCTTGCCGGCATGAATCGCACGCTGATGCCCGAAGTGGAAACCGTGTTCCTCACGCCCAGCGATCGCTATCAGTTCATCAGCTCCACCTTTGTGCGCGAGATTGCCACGCTCAATGGCGATGTGGACAAGTTTGTCTCCAAGGGCGTGCATGAGCGCCTGATGCTCAAGGTCGGCCGCAAGCCCTGA
- a CDS encoding S41 family peptidase has product MGQKIKIAGWISVGVVAGALTTVSLQTLARGGVTPLPLEEIQQLSAVFGLIKTDYVEQVSDKKLITDAISGMVSSLDPHSQYFDKKTYKEFKEGTSGKFVGVGIEITMEDGLIKIVSPIEGSPAFRAGLKTGDLITKIDDTAVKGLTLNDAVKRMRGEPNTKVRLNILRKDESRSFPVSITREEIKTQSVKGKVIEPGYAWIRLSQFQERTVDDFVRKVEEIYKQEPNLKGLVLDLRNDPGGLLDAAVAISAAFLPPDVPVVSTNGQLAESKAVYKASPEFYAQRGFGDPLQRLPAALKKLPLVVLVNEGSASASEIVAGALQDHKRATVMGSQSFGKGSVQTVRPLGPDTALKLTTARYYTPSGKSIQAKGIVPDVMVDETADGDLFAALSMREADLEKHLSSGQGAEVKNDSLEKAREEARKRLEEEAKKPAAERRLPEFGSEKDFQLQQALNKLKGQPVKVSKTLTERKIEEKPGDATAADKKPADKKAPEKGESDKSKK; this is encoded by the coding sequence ATGGGTCAAAAAATCAAAATTGCAGGCTGGATCTCTGTGGGCGTGGTCGCTGGTGCGTTGACCACCGTATCCCTGCAGACGCTGGCTCGCGGGGGTGTGACGCCTCTGCCACTGGAAGAAATCCAGCAGTTGTCGGCCGTCTTCGGCCTGATCAAGACCGATTACGTGGAGCAGGTCAGCGACAAGAAGCTGATCACCGATGCCATCTCCGGCATGGTCTCCAGCCTGGACCCTCACTCCCAGTACTTCGACAAGAAAACCTACAAAGAATTCAAGGAAGGCACTTCCGGCAAGTTCGTTGGTGTCGGCATCGAGATCACCATGGAAGACGGGCTGATCAAGATCGTCTCCCCCATCGAAGGCTCGCCCGCTTTCCGCGCGGGTCTCAAGACCGGCGACCTGATCACCAAGATCGACGACACGGCCGTCAAGGGCCTGACGCTCAATGACGCTGTCAAGCGCATGCGTGGCGAGCCCAATACCAAGGTGCGCCTGAACATCCTGCGCAAGGATGAAAGCCGCAGCTTCCCTGTCTCCATCACCCGTGAAGAAATCAAGACCCAGTCGGTCAAGGGCAAGGTCATCGAGCCCGGCTACGCCTGGATCCGCCTGAGCCAGTTCCAGGAACGCACCGTCGATGACTTTGTGCGCAAGGTCGAGGAAATCTACAAGCAGGAGCCCAATCTCAAGGGACTGGTGCTGGACCTGCGCAACGACCCCGGCGGTTTGCTGGATGCGGCCGTAGCCATCTCTGCGGCCTTCCTGCCCCCCGATGTGCCCGTGGTTTCCACCAACGGCCAGTTGGCCGAAAGCAAGGCCGTCTACAAGGCATCGCCCGAGTTTTACGCCCAGCGCGGTTTTGGCGACCCCTTGCAACGCCTGCCTGCGGCACTGAAAAAGCTGCCTCTGGTGGTGCTGGTCAACGAAGGCTCGGCCTCGGCCAGCGAAATCGTGGCCGGAGCTCTGCAAGATCACAAACGCGCTACCGTCATGGGCAGCCAGTCCTTTGGCAAAGGGTCGGTGCAAACCGTGCGCCCTCTGGGGCCCGATACGGCTCTCAAGCTGACGACGGCGCGCTACTACACGCCTAGCGGAAAATCCATTCAGGCCAAGGGCATCGTGCCCGATGTGATGGTGGATGAGACTGCAGACGGCGATTTGTTTGCTGCACTGAGCATGCGTGAAGCGGACCTTGAAAAGCACTTGTCCAGCGGGCAAGGTGCGGAGGTCAAGAACGACTCACTTGAAAAGGCCCGCGAGGAAGCACGCAAACGCCTGGAAGAGGAAGCCAAGAAGCCAGCTGCCGAACGTCGCCTGCCGGAATTCGGGTCTGAAAAGGACTTTCAGCTGCAACAGGCACTGAACAAGCTCAAGGGCCAGCCCGTCAAGGTCAGCAAAACCCTGACGGAGCGCAAAATCGAAGAGAAGCCCGGAGACGCGACGGCTGCAGACAAAAAGCCCGCCGACAAGAAAGCGCCCGAAAAAGGCGAATCCGACAAGAGCAAAAAATAA
- the secB gene encoding protein-export chaperone SecB: MAEQDNSPVFQIQRVYLKDLSLEQPNSPAILLEQEQPSVDIQLGVEATPVAEGVYEVAVTATVQTKIQDKTVFLVEAKQAGIFEIRNVPEDQMGGVIGIACPQIIYPYLRGNVADVVTRAGFPPVHLAEINFQAMYEQQQAAAAAQAEGQLPQ; this comes from the coding sequence ATGGCCGAACAAGACAACAGCCCCGTGTTCCAGATCCAGCGCGTGTATCTGAAGGACCTGTCCCTGGAGCAGCCCAACTCTCCCGCGATCCTGCTTGAGCAGGAGCAGCCCAGCGTGGACATCCAGTTGGGCGTGGAAGCCACCCCCGTGGCTGAAGGCGTCTACGAAGTGGCCGTGACCGCCACGGTTCAGACCAAGATTCAGGACAAGACCGTGTTCCTGGTCGAAGCCAAGCAGGCCGGCATCTTCGAAATCCGCAATGTGCCCGAAGACCAGATGGGCGGCGTGATCGGCATTGCCTGCCCCCAGATCATCTACCCCTATCTGCGCGGCAACGTGGCAGACGTGGTGACCCGCGCCGGCTTCCCTCCCGTGCACCTGGCCGAAATCAACTTCCAGGCCATGTACGAGCAGCAGCAAGCGGCTGCCGCAGCACAGGCCGAAGGCCAGCTGCCCCAGTAA
- a CDS encoding response regulator, translating into MIKVGIVDDHAIVRSGLRQFLSEHVDLRVVGEAGNGREAIDLVREHEIDVLLMDLSMPGQSGIDALAMLRAKAPDMGILILSGYPEEHYAINLIRQGASGYLNKECDPQDIAEAIRTVALGRRYLTPAVADLLAQQLNRKDDVPAHEQLSEREFQVFLKLARGETAGDIAKSLSLSVKTVSTYRTRLMEKMGLSSNSDLTYYALKNRLID; encoded by the coding sequence ATGATAAAAGTAGGCATAGTGGATGACCATGCGATTGTTCGCTCGGGATTACGCCAATTCCTGTCGGAACATGTAGATCTGAGGGTCGTGGGGGAAGCGGGCAACGGACGAGAGGCCATTGACCTGGTTCGGGAACATGAAATTGACGTGCTGCTGATGGACTTGTCCATGCCGGGGCAAAGCGGCATAGATGCCTTGGCCATGCTCAGAGCCAAAGCACCTGATATGGGCATCCTGATACTAAGTGGATACCCTGAGGAACATTACGCCATCAACTTGATTCGTCAGGGGGCCAGCGGATACCTCAACAAGGAGTGCGATCCTCAGGACATTGCAGAGGCCATCCGGACTGTGGCGCTGGGAAGGCGTTACCTGACGCCGGCAGTGGCAGATCTTTTGGCCCAGCAACTCAACCGCAAGGATGATGTTCCGGCACACGAGCAGCTGTCGGAGCGTGAATTTCAGGTATTTTTGAAGCTCGCACGCGGCGAGACGGCTGGCGACATCGCCAAATCGCTTTCGCTGAGTGTGAAAACAGTGAGCACTTACCGGACAAGACTCATGGAGAAAATGGGCCTTTCCTCCAATAGCGACCTGACATACTATGCGCTGAAAAATCGATTGATCGATTAA
- a CDS encoding BON domain-containing protein, producing the protein MKNLSRALAFSLVAATTVLGTTACSVARDQQTVGSYVDDAGITTAVKAKMAEDKNVSATAISVETMNGTVQLSGFAKSEAEKARAGEIARTTKHVREVRNSIVVRP; encoded by the coding sequence ATGAAGAATCTGTCTCGTGCTTTGGCTTTCAGTCTGGTCGCTGCGACGACCGTGCTGGGTACCACGGCCTGTTCGGTGGCTCGTGACCAGCAGACTGTGGGCTCCTATGTGGACGACGCGGGCATCACCACGGCGGTGAAGGCCAAGATGGCCGAAGACAAGAATGTCTCGGCAACCGCCATCAGCGTCGAAACCATGAACGGCACTGTGCAGCTGTCGGGCTTTGCCAAATCCGAAGCAGAAAAAGCCCGGGCCGGCGAAATTGCCCGCACGACCAAGCATGTGCGTGAAGTGCGCAACAGCATCGTGGTCAGGCCCTGA
- a CDS encoding response regulator: MKLRTFFVEDNPTIRDNLIATMAELADVEAVGVAETEADAVRWLSQNPDAWDLVIVDLFLREGSGLGIVTSLQHRAPQKKLLVLSNYATADIRQRCLELSADAVFDKSNEIDALIDFCIDLNTSKS, translated from the coding sequence GTGAAACTGCGTACTTTTTTTGTTGAAGACAACCCCACGATTCGCGACAACCTGATTGCGACGATGGCGGAGCTTGCCGATGTGGAAGCGGTCGGGGTGGCAGAAACCGAAGCCGATGCTGTACGCTGGCTCAGCCAAAACCCTGACGCCTGGGATCTGGTCATCGTGGACCTGTTCTTGCGCGAGGGCAGCGGTCTCGGTATCGTCACAAGCCTTCAACATCGAGCACCGCAGAAAAAGCTGCTCGTGTTGAGCAATTACGCAACGGCCGATATACGACAGCGCTGCCTTGAACTCAGCGCAGATGCCGTATTTGACAAATCCAACGAAATAGATGCGCTTATCGATTTCTGTATTGATTTAAATACCAGTAAATCTTGA
- a CDS encoding zinc-binding metallopeptidase family protein — translation MQVFNCEACGHLIYFESLQCVHCGASQAFLPDQLRVGILASAGAPDARYRPCAHRHNISLCNFAIEASDPQPLCVSCRQTEWLPDSSDPANELRWAKIEGVKRRLFYTLAKLGLLDPHGHRVTEPRFSLLADLPGQNPVMTGHASGMITLNVVEADDDERAKRRQALQEPYRTLTGHLRHESGHFYWDQLIANSEHLERFRALFGDENQDYAQALQRHYGKDPLDNRWRNQFISAYATAHPWEDWAETWAHYLHMVDLLETAASYGTCITVPDIPSSGQQLIQNPLGPVPPDFSVMQSQWVPLTLLHNSLNRSLGHGDAYPFAISGPAWDKLRFVHETISSYRSRLAGQGS, via the coding sequence ATGCAAGTCTTCAACTGCGAGGCCTGCGGGCACCTGATCTATTTTGAAAGCCTGCAATGCGTGCATTGCGGCGCAAGCCAGGCATTTCTGCCCGATCAGCTGCGCGTCGGCATTCTTGCGTCGGCCGGGGCCCCCGACGCACGCTATCGCCCCTGCGCCCACCGCCACAACATCAGCCTGTGCAATTTTGCGATCGAGGCTTCAGACCCGCAGCCGCTGTGCGTTTCCTGCCGACAGACCGAATGGCTACCCGACAGCAGCGATCCCGCCAATGAGCTGCGCTGGGCCAAGATCGAGGGCGTCAAGCGCAGGCTGTTCTACACCCTGGCCAAGCTGGGCCTGCTGGACCCGCATGGGCACCGCGTGACCGAGCCGCGCTTTTCCCTGCTCGCAGACCTGCCCGGCCAGAATCCCGTCATGACCGGCCACGCCAGCGGCATGATCACGCTCAACGTCGTCGAGGCAGACGACGACGAGCGCGCCAAACGCCGCCAGGCCCTGCAAGAGCCCTATCGCACACTGACAGGACATCTGCGTCACGAATCGGGACATTTCTACTGGGATCAGCTGATAGCGAACAGCGAGCATCTGGAGCGCTTCAGGGCATTGTTCGGCGATGAGAATCAGGACTATGCCCAGGCGCTGCAGCGCCATTACGGCAAGGACCCGCTGGACAACCGCTGGCGCAATCAGTTCATCAGTGCCTATGCCACGGCCCACCCCTGGGAGGACTGGGCCGAAACCTGGGCTCACTATCTGCACATGGTGGATTTGCTGGAGACCGCAGCCAGCTACGGCACCTGCATTACCGTGCCGGACATCCCGAGCAGCGGCCAGCAGCTCATTCAAAACCCGCTGGGGCCGGTGCCGCCCGATTTTTCGGTGATGCAGTCCCAGTGGGTGCCGCTGACGCTGCTGCACAACAGCCTCAACCGCAGCCTGGGCCATGGCGACGCCTATCCATTCGCCATTTCGGGCCCGGCCTGGGACAAGCTGCGCTTTGTCCACGAGACCATCAGCAGCTATCGCAGCAGGCTGGCGGGCCAGGGCAGCTGA
- a CDS encoding NAD(P)H-dependent glycerol-3-phosphate dehydrogenase — MKILVIGAGAWGTAMAISAATHPQQDRVSLWARDPAQAQLMQAERANSRYLPGIRFPDALTVVSGDVMEHVADADLIVLGTPMAALRQWLGQLKDCRRPVVWLCKGFEAVAADAPAGSYGLMAHEVCQQVAPQLQSGALSGPSFAAEVARQQPTALVAASAHEGVSELLVSAFHGEAMRVYANHDIVGVEVGGAVKNVLAIATGLCDGLQLGLNARAALVTRGLAEMTRLGVALGARAETFMGLSGLGDLVLTATGDLSRNRKVGLLLAEGKSLEQAVTSLGHVAEGVYSARTVLARARQVGVEMPITETVVALLDGQLPVTEAVQHLMVRDPRGE; from the coding sequence ATGAAAATTCTTGTCATCGGCGCTGGCGCCTGGGGTACGGCCATGGCCATCAGCGCGGCCACTCATCCGCAGCAGGACCGCGTCAGCCTCTGGGCGCGGGACCCGGCGCAGGCGCAGCTCATGCAGGCCGAGCGCGCCAACAGCCGCTATCTGCCCGGTATCCGCTTTCCGGATGCGCTCACGGTGGTCAGCGGCGATGTGATGGAGCATGTGGCGGATGCCGATCTGATTGTGCTGGGCACGCCCATGGCGGCGCTGCGCCAGTGGCTGGGCCAGCTCAAGGATTGCCGCCGGCCCGTGGTCTGGCTGTGCAAGGGCTTCGAGGCCGTGGCCGCCGATGCCCCTGCCGGCAGCTATGGGTTGATGGCGCATGAAGTCTGCCAGCAGGTGGCTCCGCAGCTGCAAAGCGGTGCGCTCAGCGGCCCCAGCTTTGCAGCCGAGGTGGCGCGCCAGCAGCCTACGGCTTTGGTGGCAGCCAGCGCCCACGAGGGCGTGAGCGAGCTGCTGGTGTCGGCCTTTCACGGCGAGGCCATGCGCGTATATGCCAATCACGACATCGTGGGCGTGGAGGTGGGCGGAGCCGTCAAGAATGTGCTGGCCATTGCCACGGGTCTTTGCGACGGCCTGCAACTGGGCCTGAACGCGCGCGCAGCCCTGGTCACACGTGGCCTGGCCGAGATGACGCGTCTGGGAGTGGCGCTGGGCGCGCGCGCCGAGACCTTCATGGGCCTGTCCGGCCTGGGCGATCTGGTGCTGACTGCGACCGGCGATCTCTCGCGCAACCGCAAGGTGGGTCTGCTGCTGGCCGAAGGCAAGAGCCTGGAGCAGGCCGTGACATCGCTGGGCCATGTGGCCGAGGGCGTGTACAGCGCCCGCACCGTGCTCGCACGGGCACGCCAGGTCGGCGTGGAAATGCCCATCACCGAAACCGTGGTTGCACTGCTGGACGGCCAGTTGCCGGTCACCGAAGCCGTGCAGCACCTGATGGTGCGTGATCCGCGCGGTGAATAA